Genomic DNA from Theobroma cacao cultivar B97-61/B2 chromosome 3, Criollo_cocoa_genome_V2, whole genome shotgun sequence:
AGTTATGATTCAGCTTCGTTGATTGTTGTTGTGAATTACTTAATAATCTCAGCATTCAGATCCCCAGTTTAATCATATAAAACTCAATACTTGGGACATGGCAGGTGGCTTGTGTTTTGATGTTCAATCTTCAGCAAGATGATTTCCCAGTGGACACACATGTGAGTAGCAGATTGCTCCAGTTGCTTTCGCTGTATGAAACTTATTAGCTCTCAAATATCTATGCAGGTGTTTGAGATTGCAAGGGCCATTGGTTGGGTCCCAGCTACAGCGGACAGGAATAAGACATACCTTCATCTGAACCGAAGGATCCCAAATAAACTTAAGTTTGATCTGAACTGCCTTCTGTATACGCATGGTAAGCTTTGCCGCAAATGCACAATGAAAGGTAGTAGCCAGCAAAAATCGGCACGCAATGATGATTCATGTCCACTATGTACTTACTGCAAGAACTCTAGCGTGAACAAAATCCAGTAATCTTTGTGCTCCAATTCAATCCTTATTTAACGTCactttgtttctcttttgtgctctttcttaattatttgGTTTTGAGAATTTGGACCACAGgattagaaagaaaatttcatgAACAAGTTGCACATATTGACAGCAAATAAGATGAGTACTAACAATCACTATAAAGGAGACATGATTTGGCCATCAGGACAAATGCAGTGCCTTAGTGCATATGAGTTCTTTCCAAAGCAACAAATGAAATTTGTAGTACTTTgtgaaggaaaagaagagtGGGATGCGAACACAATCCAATAGTTTATACTTGTCCCAGAGGGTTGAAAGTGTATTCCCTAATAATCAGATTCCGAACTTTAGTTTACCTATAAAGTATGAGTCGCAAATGACAACATTGCTATAAAGTTTCCTTATTTGTATAGAATTTGGTGTTTGCACGATTTAAAAAGATATGACCAGATCTTCTTTGTTATCCTTTCTTGGTAGATATGCTTACATCATTATCCACTTTATTATTCCTTTTGTTTCTTAAGCAAACTACTGTTGTATATTCAGTTGCTGGAAGAGTTGTTATAAAATGGTTCGATTAGGAGCCGAAGTCACAGTAGTACAGGGGTCACAATTTGCAGATACTAACCATGTGCATGGAGAAGCACATAGATATTTTTGGGATATAACTGGTTTGGAAGTTAGTGCTGTCCTAGCTAGCATCCTCACCCTCTTTTTGACTTTTCGCATTACTTTAGATCATTatcaaatatgaattttaatatGCTCAAGTTGTTATGCAATTGCATGTTAAAGTATTACCATTCATCAAgactttttatataaaatagaaGAGTGGCATCAAAATGGACTGCTATGATGAATACCTGAAGGAATATATgtattaaaactttttattcTGTGTTTaaatctgatttttttttctttttccttccttattttccatggctTTGTTTGATGCCTTTTCACTGTTCATATTTGGAAGCTTACATCACCTAATCCAAATCAGATTTCTATAAATTGGAGAGAAGCATTCTAGGATGTCCTAGACTTTCTATATAATAGAATAAGATATACACATTGCTGCTTCCAGCCTTTTCTTGCTTGTGAGTGTTATATTTGATGGTTTCACTGCAAAATTCAGATGGGCAAGGAACAGTTGAGGTTATTTGGGTTTGAGCTGAGTTTTCATGAAGGTGATGAAAATTGGCCAGGGAGATCTGAAGAAGTGAAAGATTCAGGAAAGTCATTAGAGAACATTTTGTCTAAGGCGGGGAAAACTGTTAAAGAGAAAAGCGTGACTAGGAAACTAGAGAAGAGAAAGTATGAATGTCAGTTTTGCCTCAAGAAGTTTACAAACTCACAGGCTCTTGGGGGACACCAAAATGCCCATAAGTCTGAGAGGCTAAAGAAGAGAAGAATGCAGCTTCAGCCAAAGAGCACAAACTTGAGCTTTGTGGATGAACCTCCCCACGATTACAGCGGTGTCACGCAGCATTGTTCTCTTCCATCTTCCAATTCCCGGCCTCCTTGTGTACCCGAGTACACACTGTTCAAGGAGTTTCTAATTAACTTCAAGACTACTCTTGATCAGAATCAAAATTTATACTGCAGCCTGGCTGACTTCTGTCATTCTATTCCTTTGCCTTCTCATCATGACCATTTTGAGGAAGGCACTTGCGGCAGGCACATTGTCATCAAGCCGTCTCCATCTTATATTTCAAAGGATTGTGAGAGTCTGTATACTCGGTTAGGACTTGCTCCACCAGCTATCCACAGCTCCTCCAGAAATGGGAACATGGTAGAGTTGGGAAAATGTAAAGAAGGCTAATTTTCTGTAGTACTATTGAGTTCACCAATTCTCCGGTCTGGAGTCTGGAGTATGGAGTATGAAGggaatatatataataaaatcgTCCATGATCTTGTAAATCTTTCTAGAAATCTCTAACTAGTTTTTCGATTgctttctttctatttttttgcTTGCCATGTATGCTACTCATCCTTTCAGAAAGCGGACACATTTTCTGAGTGGATTGTTATTGTTTTCAAACAAGTGATGAATTGTCTGCAAGTTccttttcttctattttattcaaaaaaatattgagaaaTTATGCTGTTTGCCAGGGTGCAAGAGAGCACACCCTTTGCTTACATCTGATGTGTCTGATACAAGGTTGAGCATGGTAGTCTATTTCCTTTGCTGATGTGTGTTGAACAGTATTCAGATAAGCTCAACTTCAAACTTTAGGATGTCCATAATTTTGCTTAAAGCCTCTTTCACAGCTGTTGGCTTGGCTTTATATActttttttaagttataagATGGATTTTGAGCAACCCAAAAATATTGCACCAATTCCGTGCAGAAAAAGGATACTTGATTTTGAGAAGCAAATAATTCAATGCTGTTCACTCTGTTTTGGAATGATTGAAAGAGGAAAAACTTTTGAGTCCGTAAATAATTGTTGCTTGAGGAACCCCCCCAACAATCAAGAGATGTATGAATTAAGCAGAACAATCCCTACTATAAAAACTACAAATTCTTGCACATCTTGATCTTTTTGTAGTCATACAAGTCATCATCCCTATCAATAGTTAATTTGCAACAACATTGAAAAGTCATCCATCCTCACATATAtaaatcatttcataaaaagggaaaataataataaaaatacaataCAATCTCTTCCTTTTATGCTCACATCCATGGCCATCACCAAAAAACGAAAgctgaaataaaaaaatctatgtCTGAATAGAGTTAAAGGCATCACATTTGCGCCTCACCTCTCCTTTCCTCCCAGTCTTAATCCCATACCTGCTGAGCTTCTCCATTGCTCGAGcgaaatcattgaaaaatgCAGTCTGGTTTGTAGCATACAATTGCGCAAAAGGCCTCGTCCTGGGGTCTTTCAGTAGCGCATTATCTGATTCCAACAGCCCCAGCCCCCTCAGTAAGTTCTGGTAATACATGTTATCAAACTTTGAGGGAGTCATGGCGTCATTGAAAGCTGACATTGCAGTATCCTTGGTATAATTTTCACACACTTTCTTTAGAGCCGCAGCATACTTTGGATGATAACCAGGGTCAGTTGGggtattttttttgtagttgTAAAGCCTGTATGCAAACTCTTTGCAGTGAGAGAACCCAATGGTGTGCGCACCATTAAGGGCAACCATCTCTTGAACTGTGAATTTCTTGGATTCAAACATCCTGATGATTTCATCCATGGTCGTGTTAGCTCTCGGGAGGTTGCCTTCGACGCTGGAGATCGTAGACAGCAGGCTGTCTTTGCGGCCAAGCCTAACGGCGTAGAAGGGTCCACCAACCATGTTGATGACGTTGCGTGTAGCAAGGGCGAGGATGTCAGCGCATGAGACAATGCCAGGGCAAGAGAGCTCGATAGCAGTCTTTGCACGGACGATGACATCAAAAGCATCCCCTGGAAGAGACAGGTTGATGTCTGCGTCACGTTCGGCCTTGTTGAAGGAATTGGAGGAGATAAGGACTGAAGCGTCACAGCCTCCTACCATGCAGTCGTGGAAGAAGAGACGGAGGGTGGCTGCGGCCGTGGTGGGGTTGCTGATCTGCTTGTTGGTGACTGTTTCTCGAATGATGCTTTCCAAGTTAGGGCATGAGTTTTTGTAATAGTCAGTGGAGAGCTTGGATTCTGAGAAAGGGATGGAGAGGAGGAGGAAGAGGGGAATGAGgaagagaaaggaaggaaaagcCATGGTGAGGAGGGAGACAAAGGCCTTTCCTGCTTTCCTGTTCCTGAGGGGGTTTTTCCCCTatggaaaggaagaaagacagagaaaaagaaaggaagcaaGAGGATGAAAAGGCAAAATGGGAGAGGGAAAAAATGTGGGGGACTCTCATGGATGGGAGGGGTTTTAGGAGAAGCAAGTTTCTGTTTTTTCTGTTATTGAGTAGGGCTTTATTtgtcatgaattttttttgttcgCTGTCCCCAGTGTTTGCATTGCTTTTGCATGTTAACTCTTGGCTGATTGGCGTAGCTGTTTGAGCGTGGAGTGCGCAGAACCGGCAGTTCTCCATGGCTAATTTGGCCTTGAATCTTGATCTGTTTCTTAGGATGAAAAACACACACAGGCACAACTGCGTTGACCACACCCACACCCAGACCCAGAGTCCCTAAATCGACCAAACAAAAAAGATGTGATCATGTGCAGTCAGTCCATCAACAAGATTAATGACGagaaaaatcataaaacaTATGTAAGCTCCCATGGGATATGAATGTAGTGGAACAAAGGTGCACTACCTTTTTTGATTCCACGGGGTATCGAAAATCATTCCAGCAGCGTATTAATGCTTGAATTTGACTCCTCTGGTCACTCCTGAATATTCACCAGATTAAATCGAAATAACTCAAGTAGAAAAACACCCACATATGCTCAACTATTGTTTACTGCATGGCTGGTAGGTTTACCTTtgttaaaatcattaaaatggGCTGGAACATTTGACCAACATGTGATTGGCTATCGACTTTCTTGCAAAGTTGTGATTGGTCAATTCCTTGTATGCCATGTCAATCTCCATTCTCATTTCCTTATTCAGTTGATACTTTTGATTTACCACTGCCTTTGGCTCACTATATCAGCCTCTACTCCTCCCGGATCTACTCCCACCTCCTACTCTTGACTATCCTTCtctcttaaaacataaaaattcaGTTTTTAACTCGTATTTCTTGTCCAAATTCAAGACAAGACCAGACCATGTTTTTACCTCGCAATTATGGGCCTTGGCTTCTCTTGTTCCTCCTTATTTCTCCTACCTTGTTTTCTCCTTCCATGTCTCACCTTGATTCCCGTTGGGCAGCTAAGAAGAGACACATGAGAGAGAAAGTTAGAGAGATGTAAGCCCAAAACTTTTTAtcactttatattttgcttCAAAATTCCAGTTTTGATTATTgggtatttgattttgatgtaCTTGTACTAATGGGTATTGATCaatttgaagtttttttttggttcGGGTAGTTGATTCTCTTTGGTTATCGAGGAAATGTAGGAGAAGGAAAGGCAATATGTGATATATGGTTTAATCTCAAACTCTTCACTGTTTAGGACCTAGAAATTTTATATGTCTATTCACTTGTTTGAGCTTGATACTGCAAATGACACGTTTCAGTTAACTTGAGAATTATGCATCaaggaaagaaattttctAGTAACCAAAGGAAGGTGAAGTTTTGATTGAATTATCAGAGGCTATATCATAATTTGAACTGCAACTCAATCTTGATTCCATTGAGTTTGTCCAAGTATCTGAATTTTGTGCCTTTTGGATTGACATCTATATATTCTTAAACATTTTCTCGGCCAATTTATTCACTATATACTCCTCTTTGCAGGTTCTATCATGCATATGAAAACTACATGACACATGCGTTCCCGGTCGGTTGATGTCCTACTTCCATATATTAAGCCACTATATCTCTTTTGTTGCAATTGGTATTGAATTATGTTTCAATTCTTCACAGCATGACGAGCTGAAGCCACTTACTAAAAGCTTCACTGACTCTCTTAGCGAGCTAGGAAATTTGAAGGTAATAAATTATTAGTTGAGAATGACAGTATTCAACTGAATGGTGTGATAACAATCTATTCTTCAACTTGCAGCTTGAACACTTACCGCAAGACTATAATGGATCTGCCCTTACTCTTATTGAATCATTGTCCAGGTATTACTGATTATCTAAACAAAAATTTGTATGCAATAAATTAATGACTGCATGTTAGCACCAACTATATATTCATTTTTGTACTTGTGTGAATTCTGATTAGGACTTAGGACAAGTCCTTGTTCTGATACAAGTTTTCTGCTCTTCCCAGCCTGGTTATCATGGGTAATAACACAGAATTTGAGCGGGCAGTTATTTGGCTATCTGAAAATCTGACTTTCAATATTGATGCGAGGATAAATCTTTTTGAGGTATCTAATATGATATCTTTTTATGCAGAGATAGAATTAAATTGGGTTATGTTTGTGTTAAGTTTTTCATAATGTAATTGATGATATTTGAAACTTATTGCTACAGGAGTCTGTAGTTCTATCTCTTAAGAGTTGTAGGTTTCATTCTCAGCTTGAGCAACTTACATGGGGCATTTCTAATTACATCCCTTTTCACTTGATTTCTGTTGTGTAGTGCAACATAAGAGTTCTTGGAGGACTTATTTCTGCTCATATTCTTGCAACTGATTCTACAAACAGGTTGGTTCACGGATCTTACAAGAACCAGCTGCTTAATCTTGCTGAAGATTTGGGGCGGCGCTTTTTACCTGCTTTTGATACACCCACAGGGTTACCATATGCCTGGATTAACTTAAAGGTATTGCCTAAAACATGCTAGTGACAGCTGTATTACATATTGAAGTTTAAAATAGAATATACTTTGTGATGATTAGTGTTGCATGTACAGCCATTTTGTGCTAGTAATAAACTACATGATGTCGGTAAAAATGCGAATGTGCTTAAAAACCGTCCAGCAAAAACCAATAGAGCAAACAACCTTTAGAAAAGCTAAGACACTTGGATGCTGGGCCGATTTTATCTGGTACTGACATGTTTGAGACTTCCCTTAGCTCACATGATCTTTTCGATTGGAAGTTTACCTTTTAATTTCTGGGAAGTATGAATATGCTctgttgattttgtttgttAAGAGGATATATGACTCCGCATCAATGCAAAATTCTGTGGGCAGTATGGAGTAATGGAAAATGAGACTACGGAAACGAGCACTTCAGGGTGTGGTAAGGCTCTTTTTAGAACAATGTAAGATGTGTCGATCTTAAACTATGCTATCCTATAATTGTTGATTTTCCATGTCTATTCAGGTTCTCTGATTCTTGAAATGGGAGCATTATCACGATTAACTGGTGACCCCAGATACGAATCTGCAGCTTTACGTGCTCTACGTAAATTATGGAGCATGCGTAGTTCCTTAAATCTACTAGGAACAACACTGGATGTGATAACTGGGGAATGGATTGAATATTCATCTGGCATTGGTGCTGGTATGTGCTATCTGGACTTTGAAGTCATGCAAGATCTTCTATCATGCAGTGCATAAGGTTGCTAGAATATAGTGGCATTCTTGCATCACATGGGTGGCattgattttctattttagaTTTGAAATGCATTCCAATTGAATTGTATGATTGAATCATCAACCcttttatcttattattattattatttttctgatGATAGATTTTGTGTGGGTTTTCTAAGGGGTTGATTCATTCTATGAGTACCTATGCAAGGCTTATATTCTTTTCGGAAAGGAGGACTACTGGAGAATGTTTCATTCTGCTTATCTTGCAGTACAGAAGTATTTCAGACATGGTTCATGGTACTGCACTAATGATGTGTCTTTAGATTTACTTATTATGTTGTCTTATGATGAAGTTTATCTAAATCCATTGAGATACATGGTCAATAAAACTCTTTCCAGCCTTGCATATTACTGTGAATAAAACTCTTTTCACTTCAATTCCATCAACTTGTCTAAACTGTGGGTCCTGGCCACAAGGTTAAACTGTAAAACAACTTTGATGTCATATTATATGTGTACACATTATTTACTTTAGTGATGGCATGCAATAATTGGAAGTTTGGTTGAAATTCTTTGAAGCAAAGCTTTTAGGAATTTTCGTGACTTGGAGACCAAGGTAGCTAGGCTTTACTCTTTAATTCTGCGGTAATGCATTgtctttaatattttactcttttcTCAGATCTTATTGACTTTGTTCTATCACATCTTTCTTTTAACTCTTtgataatttgaattttggaaaatttataatttatgtaTCATTTAATGTAAAAGACACATGTCAAGCCTTAAAAcagtattttaaaaaatgcaaCTTTTGACAGCTGGCTATAGCAATAACTTTACTTGAGAGCTAGACAAATTAACACTAACTGATTGTGAGCACATTTTTGTCATAAAGGTACCATGAAGCTGATATGAGGACAGGAAAAGCAACATATTGGCAGCTTACAAGCCTTCAAGCCTTTTGGCCTGGTTTACAGGCAAGTAACTCAAGCCCCTGACACCAGATTCGTAGTTTGTTTCCTTGGAAAGGGTCTTCTAATTTAATGTTAGAAGTCTTGTATTAGGTTCTTGTGGGGGATATTGGAGCTGCTAATTCATCACACCGTGAGTTTGTTTATGTCTGGGAGAAATTTGGAGTTCTACCGGAAAGGTATTGGACCTTGAAGTTTAAATTTATGGTCTTTTGGTTATGGCTGTGGACATGTGGTTggttttttataatttctgtTTTCATCCAAATAATAGTGACCTGAAGTATAGAATCCTTCTAGGTACTTGCTGGACCATCAGATGTTGCATCCTACTGAAAAGTATTATCCTCTGCGGCCAGAGTTGGCAGAGTCCACATTTTACCTATATCAAGCAACTAAAGGTGCTAATCTTCTTCATCAGTTGTTGTATTTTCTGTTGTATCTTTTAAGCTTTTGTTTTCCTTAGTTTTGTATTTCATTATCTCATAGGTACTTTTCATAGCTGGCTTTTGTAATGAATTTACTCTTAtatgtgaaattgaaaatctttTATGAATACAGACCCATGGTACATACAAGTTGGTGAATCAATTGTTAACTCTCTTAATTCATACACCAAAGTGGAAGGAGGATTTGCAAGTGTTAGAGATGTGACAACCATGCAGTTGGAAGATCATCAGCATAGCTTCTTTCTTGCTGAAACGTGAGATAATTGTTTGATTCGTATTCCTTTTTTAGGACATACAAACGCATCTCCACTGCCCGACACTGTTTCTTAAGTATTCCATTGCCATTTTCTGTAGGTGCAAGTATTTGTATCTTCTCTTTGATGATTCTTTTTTGGTTGATCGGAATTATATTTTCACAACTGAGGGTCATCCTCTTCCGATATTAAGTTCTTGGCATGAGAGGCTTCCAGAGACATACATCCCTACCAACTGGACATATGCAAAGGTTGTCCTTCTgcttatttcttaattattcatttataaaaataccATAATTTTACCATCCTAAATAGTGATATAACAAGCAAAAACACCAGACTAAATGTGTATAAGTTTAACGATGCAGAGTGAACAGCCAACAAGACCAGCGAGTGCAATGTCTCTGCAAGTCTGTCCTGCAACAGCTTTGAGGTCAGGATATGCTGTCCAACAGATTGAGAGTGCATGCCACGTCCCTGATTCTCGTGGGGACCATAGGTGTTTCAG
This window encodes:
- the LOC18603838 gene encoding peroxidase 31 — protein: MAFPSFLFLIPLFLLLSIPFSESKLSTDYYKNSCPNLESIIRETVTNKQISNPTTAAATLRLFFHDCMVGGCDASVLISSNSFNKAERDADINLSLPGDAFDVIVRAKTAIELSCPGIVSCADILALATRNVINMVGGPFYAVRLGRKDSLLSTISSVEGNLPRANTTMDEIIRMFESKKFTVQEMVALNGAHTIGFSHCKEFAYRLYNYKKNTPTDPGYHPKYAAALKKVCENYTKDTAMSAFNDAMTPSKFDNMYYQNLLRGLGLLESDNALLKDPRTRPFAQLYATNQTAFFNDFARAMEKLSRYGIKTGRKGEVRRKCDAFNSIQT
- the LOC18603839 gene encoding alpha-mannosidase I MNS5; amino-acid sequence: MFLPRNYGPWLLLFLLISPTLFSPSMSHLDSRWAAKKRHMREKVREMFYHAYENYMTHAFPHDELKPLTKSFTDSLSELGNLKLEHLPQDYNGSALTLIESLSSLVIMGNNTEFERAVIWLSENLTFNIDARINLFECNIRVLGGLISAHILATDSTNRLVHGSYKNQLLNLAEDLGRRFLPAFDTPTGLPYAWINLKYGVMENETTETSTSGCGSLILEMGALSRLTGDPRYESAALRALRKLWSMRSSLNLLGTTLDVITGEWIEYSSGIGAGVDSFYEYLCKAYILFGKEDYWRMFHSAYLAVQKYFRHGSWYHEADMRTGKATYWQLTSLQAFWPGLQVLVGDIGAANSSHREFVYVWEKFGVLPERYLLDHQMLHPTEKYYPLRPELAESTFYLYQATKDPWYIQVGESIVNSLNSYTKVEGGFASVRDVTTMQLEDHQHSFFLAETCKYLYLLFDDSFLVDRNYIFTTEGHPLPILSSWHERLPETYIPTNWTYAKSEQPTRPASAMSLQVCPATALRSGYAVQQIESACHVPDSRGDHRCFSDEECGVDSTNCRRRSCSMAGYCGLWI
- the LOC108661396 gene encoding uncharacterized protein LOC108661396, yielding MMGKEQLRLFGFELSFHEGDENWPGRSEEVKDSGKSLENILSKAGKTVKEKSVTRKLEKRKYECQFCLKKFTNSQALGGHQNAHKSERLKKRRMQLQPKSTNLSFVDEPPHDYSGVTQHCSLPSSNSRPPCVPEYTLFKEFLINFKTTLDQNQNLYCSLADFCHSIPLPSHHDHFEEGTCGRHIVIKPSPSYISKDCESLYTRLGLAPPAIHSSSRNGNMVELGKCKEG